The region gTAGGTTTACATGACAGCTTCACGATAGACCAGTTATCACAATAAAGTTTATCAATGTGGGATCTACATATTGGCATACTATTTGTCATCAATAGTGCTCCAACCATAGATAAAACAGGGAAAAGCCAAGAAAATAGCAGCAATTTTACAATAAGTGTATTTGTCATGATCGAGTGATAGTTTAAAGGCCTGCATATAGCAATATATCTGTCGTAAGCCATAACCGTTAATGTTGCAAATTCACACATAGTGAAGGAATAAATCACAAAAGCTTGCAAAGTACATAAACTGTATGAAATCTCAAAAgaatcagaaaataaatcacataGGAATTTAGGGTAGAATCCAGCTGTTCCATACAGTCCGTTAATACATAGATTACACAGAAAGATATACACGGGTTCATGCAGAGTTTTTTCTAGGAGGATAACTATCAGTGTCAAATTGAATGTAATGATCAAAAGATAGAGAATAAGCgagacagcaaaataaatatgtttaacaGACGCTGAAGCTTTTGGTTTCGAGAGAGTGAATATTGTGTAATAGGATATATTTTCCATAGATTATCTGGTTTCTTTCAAAAGCtaaacagaaaacagtataaataattacattcacATGAGCGAAACTTCTTTCTTGAAATTATGTGTCACAGGTCCATGATGGGCAAATCATGATGAGCAAATGTTCTCTCCCAAATTTTGTCTCCCAAATTAGCAGAATGGTGAAAAAGTACAGATGCTCTGTGCTTATGGGGCCAATAGCCCCATAGTTTTAAAgataaggattttttttgtcttcaaatGCTGTCCTTTTGTCATTGAGTGTTTTCAATGTCACAGGTCCGGTTATCTGTGTTGTTACCTGTTCCTACAGTACGCGGGCTGTGATTCCATGCTGGAAGAAAAGCAGCTCTGTCCTGCACTCCAGAAGTCACACTGAACGACTGCTTACAGTTTGTGGGTTTTAATATGCTATCCAGTCATTAACTGTGATGTCCCTGAAGACCAAAGGACCTCTGAAGTAAGGTTAAGGTTAGTCCCCAGACATTAAACCATTTTTGTTGGATTCAACAGTTTGGCTTCGGATAATCAAGCATGAGACATGCTGAAAGGCTCTCCTCTAATACGactagaaaataaaatttgctaGTTACCATTAGCCCAATGTTTGTCTTCGTCAAACATGGAAGAATAAATAATAGgttgtacaaatgtaaataacacaCCAAGGAGGCCCCGTGCTTCCTCAAAAGACAACCTTAAAAGCACTGGGCATGCTCCAAGTAATCGCAGTTCACCAATCATAGTGCAGCACTTAAGTAACATGAAGGAAGCAGTCTTGTGCTGTCCAAATGTCATCCTACTGTAAAATATGGCAGTGGATCTTTGTTATGGGATTGTTTGGCATGCACAGAAGCTTAGGTGTTTGTTAAggtcagttcaattcagttttacagTGTATAGTTTTAAAGTAATCAGCAATCTCACCAGCAATCTCAACATATGAAAACATGGATTCATAACTATAATAATTGATATTCGCTCATATTCCCTGATATATcttatacattttcatatacaaaaatGCTATGTCCATATTCCTCAGCATGTAATATTCCTTATATGTAGTATTTCAATTTACGTATTTTTGTAATCAATGGACAATGAACTTAtcatgaaaatattattcttcttcttatttttcttcctggTTCACTGTTCTGAGCAACTGTAAGTCTTTTGCATGGTCTCAGAATTCTTCTGCGGAGCTCAGTAAGTTTTAATCCATAAATAATAGGGTTGAAAAGGGGTGGGATTATTAACAATTCCAAAGACATGAAATCGCGTAGACTCTGTGGGGTATCCTTTGATCCATATCGACTGTACATTGTGTCAAAAAGCACAGATATTGAAAAAATTGTTATGGTAAGTAAATGTGGTACACAGGTCTGCATAAACTTCAGCTTGTCTTCTCTAGAATTTCTACATGCAGTGATCAATTTCTTATATGAATAAAGGATAAAAATGGCATGTGCCATGAATGAAAGTATTACAATGAATCCAATTGCATTATTCAGTGTGGTAGGAAAACAAGAAAGCCGCACAATAGACCAGTTGTCACAGTACAGTTTGTCTATGTGAGACCCACATAAAGGCAACACTCCTGTCAAAGCGATCATAAGAACGGAGCAAAACAAAGGATGCAGCCAGCAAAATATTAGCAACGTAACAACAGCCTGGGTCGTCATTATAGAGTGATATTCTAATGGCCGACATATGGCTACAGTCCTGTCATATGCCATCGCTGTCAGTGTGGTAAAATCACACATAACGCTGGAATAAATCACAAATACTTGAAGTAGACATCCACTATATGGAATGTCACGTGAGTCACTGATTATGTCAAGCAGGAATTTTGGATAGAAACCTGAGGTTCCATATATTCCATTGATACACAAATTGCACAGGAAAATGTACATGGGCTCGTGAAGTGTCTTTTCATGAAGAACAGTGATAGCAAGACTAAGATTGAAAAATAACACCATAAAATATGCCAGAAGAGCcagtgaaaaatatatatatttgctttcCTTTGTTAAATTAAGTCCAGAAAGAGTGAATGTAGTGATGTTTGATGAAAAAGCCATTGCATGCAGTCTGTCACAAGTtgagcctgaaaaaaaaacaaaaaaaaaacgatttcaGCTTATCCAAAGGCAAGGTGTCTGTCCCATTTCTGGGATTATGAAAGTTAGCAAATATTAACAATACATGGCAAATAGTGGTGTGACAAATTACTTGTGTGAAGTGCAAACACCATATATGCCAAACAATTTATCTATAAATCCTAAATGCCATTAAATTCttctattaaaacattttagccACAGTTTATACTGTATCATTGTATCAAAATACGTATGGGCCATCAAGATCCAAGAACATGAAAACtaggctatatacagtatgtggctTTCTTTGGTAGAATTTAAACATCTACAAACTCTACTGACACTCTCGGTCAGAGAGCCTCTTTAATCCTCTCTACTTGTTCAACACTAACAAGTTTTCAAGAGAAGTACCTTTTTTCTTGCAATTATATGtgtccttttcttcttttcctgaCTCTTGCTGACTGACTTCGGGCTACTGCTGAAAAGGTCTCTCTCTCGCAGTGTAAGGCGGGACTTAGAGTTTTAAAGTATCGTTATTCACGCTGAACGCCACTGAATGATAGCGCAACTTGAAATACATCTCCCATGACGCAGGCAATTGTCCATCTGAGAAGACAAAGCATGTTGAAGTTGAGTCCTGAAGATTTAACATTAATAATGTTAAACCAAACAACTTGTTGCATGCTTGCAATATAGGAATATTCTGAGTAcagttttaaatgcaaatgcgaCAATATTATGGCACAGTACAGCCCTGCAATTAATATAGCCTGGTAATGCTCATAGAGAGTGCAAAATTATTTCCTGGATGGAATTGATTTTCCCATTTgtagaaatgtttttcaaatttgaaataGCTTGAAAATTTGGAAATGTAGTACACCacaaacaaaactttttaaattaagcttAGAAACTTCACAACATTCTCATGGAAACACAGTACAACTCAACAACATAGATATTGCTTTACCTTCCACGTGCTCTTCATGTGTCAATACTGTGTAAGCAGACTATTTCTGACTGTTGAACATTCATATTTAAGCTTTAAAACAATGGGAGGAGCTTGTCTGCTTTCAAGGTATCATGTGATTTATTACCATATTCCACAACTGCTGTGGTAATAGGTTCCTTGGCACATTCCTAGCAaccagtgtgttgtgtgagacCCCGTTGAGGATTAAGTAGTAATATCTGTGAATAACAGGGTTAAAAAATCAGCCTAATATTTATCCTTTAGACAATTCAGACATTGTATTCTTATGtgagtaaataaaataacaaatgtgtaTGTccgggtggcacagtggtgcagtgggtagcactgttgcttcACAACAAGAATGTTGTGGGTTTGAATATTGGCTGAGGGcccttctgtgtggagtttgtatgttctcccccgtgtctgtgtgggtttcctcgcacagtccaaagacatgcaggaaggccaattggagactctaaattgcctataggtgtgagtgtgtgagtgcgatagactggcagcctgtccaggatgtattcctgcctctcacccaatgcatggtGGGATAGGCtcccccacgaccctgctcaggataagcaggtatagataatgggtggatgTGTATGTCCTCATTTTTTTAGCTTATGCTTCACAAATTAACTCAATTTTATAATTACTCCAAGGTAGAAAAAGTGTTATGAATATGTTTATGAAATGACAAATtctaacacaaattaaatttaaaaaaaattaattaattaattaattaattaattaattaattaatttctactAATTGGAGGTTTCGAACCCCCGGTTCCATCTACTTCCCTCCCTTGCAGGACGCCCCCACCTTCCTGTTCACGGAGAGACACCACACATGTACGAGTTACCCCAACCCACCAATCTTAGGCAAGACAACTGCAGGAATTCCCCACACTCATGCgcagtcacactgcacacactgatcTGCACGCTGGTTCCCCCCGCCTTATCtcgttttggggtggggggtgggggttctctgtccctctcagtcATCTAGGGCAGTCTGGGAAGGCTCCCAGGCATGCACGCTCAAGAGCAATGATTAATTTGCCGGATGCCTTAATCTAATGCATGCACAGATATTTTGAACATTGGAATGCACTATACTGTAAGTACAAACACATGagtatgacctctgacctcaagTCTCCAGGAACTACATCATGCCTCTGCTCCACA is a window of Anguilla rostrata isolate EN2019 chromosome 9, ASM1855537v3, whole genome shotgun sequence DNA encoding:
- the LOC135263940 gene encoding olfactory receptor 52P1-like — translated: MENISYYTIFTLSKPKASASVKHIYFAVSLILYLLIITFNLTLIVILLEKTLHEPVYIFLCNLCINGLYGTAGFYPKFLCDLFSDSFEISYSLCTLQAFVIYSFTMCEFATLTVMAYDRYIAICRPLNYHSIMTNTLIVKLLLFSWLFPVLSMVGALLMTNSMPICRSHIDKLYCDNWSIVKLSCKPTINNNIYGTTIIIMYFLMVLFIIFSYFKLISSCMKSAEGKNKFMQTCVPHLLSLVNFTFALLFDTMYSRYGSRDFSQDLYNFLTLEFLVIPPVLNPIIYGLKLTEVRKRALRVFINVKVRLA
- the LOC135263939 gene encoding olfactory receptor 4B13-like, translating into MAFSSNITTFTLSGLNLTKESKYIYFSLALLAYFMVLFFNLSLAITVLHEKTLHEPMYIFLCNLCINGIYGTSGFYPKFLLDIISDSRDIPYSGCLLQVFVIYSSVMCDFTTLTAMAYDRTVAICRPLEYHSIMTTQAVVTLLIFCWLHPLFCSVLMIALTGVLPLCGSHIDKLYCDNWSIVRLSCFPTTLNNAIGFIVILSFMAHAIFILYSYKKLITACRNSREDKLKFMQTCVPHLLTITIFSISVLFDTMYSRYGSKDTPQSLRDFMSLELLIIPPLFNPIIYGLKLTELRRRILRPCKRLTVAQNSEPGRKIRRRIIFS